The following are encoded together in the Anaerostipes caccae L1-92 genome:
- a CDS encoding PTS sugar transporter subunit IIA — protein sequence MKRDMIYKDLIQLDMEAADTDDFFDKMAAKLEELGFVKSSFVDAIKTREKNFPTALAVEPYPVAIPHADPEHILKPFIAPVRLKEPVKWCEMAANDVEHDVKFVFMLGFKRSDEHVELLQILVANFQDESLMKRLMDAKTEEEYMEAILSMKGL from the coding sequence TTGAAACGCGACATGATTTACAAAGACCTGATCCAGCTGGATATGGAAGCGGCAGACACCGATGACTTTTTTGACAAGATGGCCGCAAAACTTGAAGAACTTGGTTTTGTAAAGAGCTCATTCGTGGATGCGATCAAGACAAGGGAGAAAAACTTCCCGACGGCATTGGCAGTAGAGCCGTATCCGGTAGCGATCCCTCATGCAGATCCGGAACACATCTTAAAGCCATTCATTGCGCCGGTCAGATTAAAAGAACCGGTCAAGTGGTGTGAAATGGCGGCAAACGATGTGGAACATGATGTGAAGTTTGTCTTTATGCTTGGTTTTAAGCGTTCTGATGAGCATGTGGAACTGCTTCAGATCCTTGTGGCAAACTTCCAGGATGAGTCCCTGATGAAACGCCTTATGGATGCAAAAACCGAAGAAGAGTATATGGAAGCAATTCTTTCCATGAAAGGACTCTAA
- a CDS encoding PTS sugar transporter subunit IIB, giving the protein MKKIIVACGSGVATSQTVASKVNRLLKENKVDAQVEAVDLKSVDRYMDSSVAYIAITKIDKEYPIPVINGIAFLTGVGQDAELKKLIEACK; this is encoded by the coding sequence ATGAAAAAGATCATTGTAGCATGCGGAAGCGGAGTAGCAACATCTCAGACAGTAGCAAGCAAGGTGAACCGTTTATTAAAAGAAAATAAGGTAGACGCTCAGGTGGAAGCGGTAGATTTAAAATCCGTAGACCGCTATATGGATTCCAGCGTGGCATATATCGCGATCACAAAGATTGACAAGGAGTATCCGATCCCGGTGATCAACGGAATCGCATTCTTAACCGGAGTAGGCCAGGATGCAGAACTGAAAAAGCTGATCGAGGCATGTAAATAA
- a CDS encoding PTS galactitol transporter subunit IIC: protein MQVLSSVVNYLLGLGAAIFVPIIIIIAGLIVRMKVKDAVSAGITLGVAFTGMTMLISFMTETISPAAEAMLKSTGIALPIVDGGWTTMSTISWSWPYAFLMFPLLIIINVIMLVINKTNTFNADLWNVWGKIFTAVAVVAITKPHFGAAGSIACAFVVAAIQIVFELKAADMHQHRIEKLSGIPGVTCTHKMTFLAAVMYPIDCILKKLPALNKQFDAAALKDKVGIFAENHILGFILGIVFGVLARYSVANTLTLAIKAATALTLFPVITKYFMQALAPISEAVSDFMNKKFSGRTLVVGLDWPFLGGSNEIWLAVIYSVPITLLFSMFLPGNELLPFAGIINIALAVPAFLVTGGNLIRMIILCTIFAPVFLWVGTAFAPFMTDLARTTGAVSLKAGEMISNSCIDGPIQTYAFSHVFKILDGEFIPLVILIVWVVCFVFYYRSLTKEAKQEANN from the coding sequence ATGCAAGTATTGAGTTCAGTTGTCAATTATCTATTAGGTTTGGGGGCTGCGATTTTCGTACCGATCATTATTATCATCGCCGGACTGATCGTTCGGATGAAAGTAAAAGATGCGGTTTCCGCAGGTATCACACTGGGTGTGGCGTTTACCGGAATGACGATGCTCATTTCCTTCATGACAGAAACTATAAGTCCGGCGGCAGAAGCGATGCTTAAATCAACCGGTATTGCACTGCCGATTGTCGATGGAGGGTGGACGACCATGTCAACGATTTCATGGTCCTGGCCGTACGCATTCTTAATGTTCCCGCTGCTGATCATCATCAATGTCATTATGCTGGTGATTAATAAGACAAATACATTCAACGCCGATCTTTGGAACGTATGGGGAAAGATCTTTACGGCGGTTGCTGTTGTAGCCATTACAAAACCACATTTCGGAGCGGCAGGTTCTATTGCCTGTGCATTTGTTGTAGCAGCGATCCAGATCGTTTTTGAATTAAAGGCTGCAGATATGCATCAGCACAGAATTGAAAAACTTTCCGGAATTCCGGGTGTTACCTGTACCCATAAAATGACGTTCCTGGCAGCTGTAATGTATCCAATTGACTGTATTTTAAAGAAATTACCAGCCTTAAATAAACAGTTTGATGCTGCAGCATTAAAAGACAAGGTGGGAATTTTTGCAGAAAACCATATCCTTGGATTCATCCTTGGTATCGTTTTCGGAGTTCTTGCCAGATACAGCGTTGCAAATACATTGACACTGGCGATCAAGGCAGCAACAGCCCTGACCTTATTCCCGGTTATTACAAAATACTTTATGCAGGCTCTGGCTCCGATTTCAGAGGCAGTCAGTGACTTCATGAACAAGAAATTCTCAGGAAGAACTTTGGTAGTAGGGCTTGACTGGCCATTCCTTGGAGGATCCAATGAGATCTGGCTGGCAGTTATTTATTCTGTGCCGATCACACTGTTATTCTCAATGTTCCTTCCGGGCAATGAACTTCTTCCATTTGCCGGAATCATTAACATCGCGCTTGCTGTACCGGCCTTCCTTGTAACAGGAGGAAATCTGATCCGTATGATCATTCTGTGTACTATTTTTGCACCGGTCTTCTTATGGGTTGGTACTGCGTTTGCACCGTTTATGACAGACTTGGCACGGACAACAGGAGCCGTATCATTGAAGGCAGGAGAAATGATCTCCAACAGTTGTATTGACGGACCGATTCAGACCTATGCTTTCTCACACGTATTTAAAATTCTGGACGGAGAATTCATTCCGCTGGTGATCCTGATCGTCTGGGTGGTATGTTTCGTATTCTACTACAGAAGTCTAACTAAAGAGGCAAAACAGGAAGCCAACAACTAA
- a CDS encoding dihydroxyacetone kinase subunit DhaK, whose protein sequence is MQRFVNDPDYVVEDMLKGFLKAHGDLIVKSEANDRVVKYINAPVEGKVGLVTGGGSGHEPAFLGYVGKNMVDAVAVGEVFSSPSAQAFYDAFMEADAGKGVACLFGNYAGDNMNVKMAVRKAKKAGVTVKYVTANDDVASSPKETKEKRHGIAGGVFMWKIGGARAAKGGDLDEVIASAQKAVDNTRSICVGLSPCAIPAVGHPNFHIEEGSMEVGIGHHGEPGINVQDLEPAAKIAQNMAETVVNDLELGEGEEAAVLLSGLGATPVMELYVLYDEIERYLREKGISVYKTLIGDYVTSLDMNGAALTVMRLDDELKELLDYEAKSPGIEVTK, encoded by the coding sequence ATGCAGAGGTTTGTGAATGATCCGGATTACGTTGTAGAAGATATGCTGAAGGGGTTTTTAAAGGCTCACGGGGATCTTATCGTCAAGTCTGAGGCCAACGACCGTGTCGTAAAATACATAAATGCACCGGTAGAAGGGAAAGTCGGTCTGGTGACAGGCGGCGGAAGCGGACATGAACCTGCTTTTCTTGGCTATGTCGGAAAGAATATGGTGGATGCTGTGGCAGTCGGCGAAGTTTTTTCTTCGCCGTCAGCCCAGGCATTCTACGATGCATTTATGGAAGCAGATGCAGGGAAAGGTGTCGCCTGCCTGTTCGGCAACTATGCCGGAGATAACATGAATGTAAAAATGGCTGTCCGAAAAGCGAAAAAAGCCGGTGTCACTGTAAAGTATGTAACCGCAAACGATGATGTGGCTTCATCTCCGAAAGAAACGAAGGAAAAACGCCATGGGATCGCAGGCGGCGTTTTTATGTGGAAGATCGGGGGAGCCAGGGCAGCAAAAGGCGGAGACCTGGATGAGGTCATTGCATCTGCCCAAAAAGCAGTGGACAATACAAGAAGTATCTGTGTAGGATTAAGTCCATGTGCCATACCCGCAGTTGGTCATCCTAATTTCCATATTGAAGAAGGAAGCATGGAGGTGGGGATCGGACACCACGGGGAGCCGGGCATCAATGTGCAGGACCTGGAGCCTGCCGCAAAGATTGCACAGAACATGGCTGAGACAGTAGTAAACGACTTGGAACTCGGAGAAGGGGAAGAGGCGGCGGTGCTGCTTTCCGGTCTCGGGGCGACACCGGTCATGGAACTGTATGTACTGTACGATGAAATTGAAAGATACTTGAGAGAAAAGGGAATTTCCGTTTATAAGACTTTGATTGGGGACTATGTGACTTCCCTTGACATGAACGGAGCTGCGCTGACTGTCATGCGCCTGGACGATGAATTAAAGGAACTGCTGGATTACGAGGCAAAATCACCAGGCATTGAGGTTACAAAATAG
- a CDS encoding BglG family transcription antiterminator: protein MYLDERGYLVLKTIVNNPSITGKEVEQSLDLSRKQVSYTMDKINQYLADNGLPKIERLRTGKFVIPVPVLEQYQTEDIGIKDSTYVYSDKERGALIFLILLCAREELSIYHFTSKLDISKNTFLIDVKKLEERLAPYGLGIHYSRQDGYHLAGSEFCKREAMIPIVRQILNMPNGQEAILEISQVDPELMEQVRGQISEIENKLKIRFTDERLRELPYILCLVLIRIKKGRILEDLPESFQHIAGTKEYSVMVEFAKEHDVAWQTEKIFFAAQIQISNYHRFQSDNLRSEVEIMEAARQVIDNFEKIICVNIKERDILLEALFQHVKPAFYRVKYHYHIEQSIVDMVLPRYSSLHAMVKRSMKPLEELAGSEFPDEELVYITALFGAWLQREGILDIENQKKRAVIVCANGVSVSNFLFFTLRELFPEIEFLTCLSMRDFTEYKEEFELVFTMVRLETDKLQFLVKPFLDEASKHKFREKVLSEINGIMPHEVDVTEIVRAVEQHAVIEDRDALVREINRVLNPVNVQGTAERTAEMKEQPMLADVLTKETVQISEEPMEWEDAVRTASAPLLAQGDIEQRYVERMVQIIREDKPYIMIADGVIIAHAGVEDGAGRICISLLKLPERIDINGYLNADIVIVLGTPDATNHLGVLFQLNEILEDPSALKKLKQAKQPEEILTIVQKEKEKSLC, encoded by the coding sequence GTGTATTTAGACGAAAGAGGCTATTTAGTATTAAAAACAATTGTAAATAATCCGTCTATAACTGGAAAGGAAGTGGAGCAGTCATTAGATTTGTCCAGGAAGCAGGTCAGCTATACGATGGATAAGATCAACCAGTACCTGGCGGATAACGGACTGCCCAAGATAGAAAGACTGCGCACCGGAAAATTTGTGATACCGGTTCCTGTGCTGGAACAGTACCAGACCGAGGATATTGGGATCAAAGACAGTACCTATGTGTACTCCGACAAAGAACGGGGAGCGCTGATCTTCCTGATCCTTCTGTGCGCAAGGGAAGAATTATCAATTTACCATTTTACATCAAAGCTGGATATCAGCAAGAATACATTTTTGATCGACGTTAAGAAACTGGAGGAAAGGCTGGCGCCGTACGGCCTTGGAATCCATTACAGCAGACAGGACGGATACCATCTGGCCGGAAGTGAATTCTGCAAACGGGAGGCCATGATCCCGATTGTGCGGCAGATCCTAAATATGCCGAACGGGCAGGAAGCCATTCTGGAGATTTCCCAGGTCGATCCGGAACTCATGGAGCAGGTGCGGGGGCAGATCAGTGAGATTGAGAATAAGTTAAAGATCCGTTTTACCGATGAAAGGCTGAGGGAACTTCCTTATATTCTCTGTCTGGTGCTGATCCGCATCAAGAAAGGGAGAATCCTGGAAGATCTTCCTGAATCCTTTCAGCATATTGCCGGGACAAAAGAGTATTCTGTCATGGTGGAATTTGCAAAAGAGCACGATGTGGCATGGCAGACGGAAAAGATCTTTTTTGCCGCGCAGATTCAGATTTCCAACTATCACAGGTTCCAGTCGGATAATCTGAGAAGTGAAGTGGAGATCATGGAGGCGGCCAGGCAGGTCATCGACAATTTTGAAAAGATTATATGCGTCAACATCAAGGAGCGGGATATCCTTCTGGAAGCTCTGTTTCAGCATGTGAAGCCGGCGTTTTACAGGGTCAAATACCACTATCATATCGAACAGAGTATTGTAGACATGGTACTTCCCAGATACAGTTCCCTGCACGCCATGGTAAAGCGGTCCATGAAACCTCTGGAGGAACTGGCTGGAAGTGAATTTCCCGATGAAGAGCTGGTCTATATTACAGCACTCTTCGGGGCATGGCTTCAGAGAGAAGGAATCCTGGACATAGAAAATCAGAAAAAAAGAGCTGTAATTGTCTGTGCCAATGGGGTGTCGGTTTCCAACTTCTTATTTTTTACACTGCGGGAGCTGTTTCCGGAGATCGAGTTCCTCACATGCCTTTCTATGAGAGATTTTACCGAATACAAAGAAGAATTTGAATTAGTCTTTACTATGGTCCGTCTGGAGACGGATAAACTTCAGTTTCTTGTAAAACCATTTCTCGATGAAGCTTCCAAGCATAAATTCAGGGAAAAGGTATTGAGTGAGATTAACGGTATTATGCCTCACGAAGTCGATGTGACAGAAATTGTAAGGGCTGTGGAACAGCACGCAGTCATTGAGGACCGGGACGCGCTGGTCAGAGAGATCAACAGAGTTTTAAACCCTGTAAATGTTCAGGGAACTGCAGAAAGAACGGCGGAGATGAAAGAACAGCCTATGCTGGCAGATGTACTTACAAAGGAAACGGTCCAAATATCAGAGGAGCCCATGGAATGGGAAGATGCCGTGAGGACGGCGTCGGCTCCGCTGCTTGCACAGGGAGATATAGAACAGCGCTATGTAGAGAGGATGGTCCAGATCATCCGGGAAGACAAGCCATATATTATGATCGCTGACGGAGTCATCATCGCCCATGCGGGAGTGGAGGACGGAGCCGGACGGATTTGTATTTCATTGTTAAAGCTTCCGGAAAGAATTGACATCAACGGGTATTTAAACGCGGACATTGTCATAGTTCTTGGGACTCCGGATGCCACCAATCATTTAGGGGTATTATTTCAGCTGAATGAGATCCTGGAGGACCCTTCTGCATTGAAGAAGCTGAAGCAGGCAAAACAGCCGGAAGAGATCCTTACCATTGTTCAAAAAGAAAAGGAGAAATCATTATGTTAG
- a CDS encoding class II aldolase/adducin family protein: MLESLKKDVVQIAKRAQKDGLCKHLSGNFSARDKETGYVVITPTQVDRELLTARDMVVLDLDANVVENLSGLRPTSESLMHLQIYKTRPDVNAIAHTHSMYATTFAVLKKPIPAVVYEVANLGVSKSRIPVAPYGRPGSTDLSDSVIEPVQEADCFLLQGHGAVAVDGREIYDAYLKASYIEELAQLYFNCLAANGGQEPDYFPPEELQSWAYPSQIKFPNK; encoded by the coding sequence ATGTTAGAATCATTAAAAAAGGATGTAGTCCAGATTGCAAAAAGAGCACAGAAGGACGGATTATGCAAACATTTGTCCGGAAACTTCAGTGCCAGGGATAAAGAAACAGGCTATGTAGTCATTACACCGACTCAGGTGGACAGAGAGCTTTTAACGGCAAGAGACATGGTTGTCTTAGACTTGGATGCCAATGTCGTTGAGAATCTTTCCGGACTGCGTCCTACCAGTGAGTCCCTGATGCACTTACAGATCTATAAGACAAGACCGGATGTCAATGCGATAGCACATACACACTCAATGTACGCCACCACATTTGCAGTGCTGAAAAAACCGATTCCGGCTGTTGTATACGAAGTTGCAAACTTAGGAGTGAGCAAGTCAAGAATTCCGGTAGCTCCATACGGACGCCCGGGTTCCACGGACCTGTCTGACAGTGTCATTGAACCGGTTCAGGAAGCAGACTGTTTCCTTCTGCAGGGACACGGCGCTGTTGCTGTAGACGGCAGAGAAATTTACGATGCTTACCTGAAAGCTTCCTACATCGAAGAACTGGCTCAGTTATACTTTAACTGTCTTGCTGCCAATGGAGGACAGGAGCCGGATTACTTCCCACCGGAAGAATTACAGAGCTGGGCATATCCTTCACAGATTAAATTCCCAAATAAATAA
- a CDS encoding dihydroxyacetone kinase subunit DhaK, which translates to MKKIINEPDNYLKEMLSGIYIAHKDMVTCTDDDLQCLVSKYKKEGKVGIATGGGSGHLPLFLGYVGEGMLDGCCVGDVFQSPSAEQMLAVTKEIDSGAGVLYIYGNYNGDIFNFDMAAEMADMEEDIRVETVLGADDVASAGPSAPGEKSTRRGVAGIFFVFKCAGAAADKMMDLDNVKRIADKANANVRTMGVALTPCVVPRVGKAGFSIGEDEMEIGMGIHGETGIRRGKIEPADQIVDEMLGQIVADLPYESGDEVAVLVNGLGATTLDEQYIVTRHIDEVLSEKGISVHRYYVGEYATALEMAGFSISLLKLDDELKEMLDSDAKTPFFRQ; encoded by the coding sequence ATGAAGAAAATTATCAATGAGCCGGACAATTATCTAAAAGAGATGCTAAGCGGCATCTATATCGCACACAAAGACATGGTGACCTGCACGGATGATGATCTTCAGTGCCTTGTGTCTAAATACAAGAAAGAAGGAAAAGTAGGCATCGCCACAGGAGGCGGTTCCGGACACCTTCCTCTGTTCCTTGGCTATGTTGGAGAGGGCATGCTGGATGGCTGCTGCGTAGGTGATGTATTCCAGTCACCGAGTGCAGAACAGATGCTTGCCGTAACAAAAGAGATCGACAGCGGGGCAGGCGTGCTCTATATCTATGGAAATTACAACGGAGACATCTTTAACTTTGATATGGCGGCCGAGATGGCGGACATGGAAGAGGATATCCGCGTGGAGACCGTTCTCGGGGCCGATGATGTGGCTTCTGCCGGTCCTTCCGCACCGGGTGAGAAGAGCACCCGCCGGGGAGTGGCAGGTATTTTCTTTGTATTTAAATGCGCAGGGGCTGCCGCAGACAAGATGATGGATCTGGATAACGTGAAAAGAATCGCCGACAAGGCAAATGCCAATGTGCGGACTATGGGAGTCGCCCTTACCCCTTGTGTCGTGCCGAGAGTCGGAAAAGCCGGATTCTCCATCGGGGAAGATGAGATGGAGATCGGTATGGGCATCCACGGGGAGACCGGTATCAGACGCGGAAAAATTGAGCCGGCAGACCAGATCGTAGATGAGATGTTAGGTCAGATCGTTGCGGATCTTCCGTATGAGAGCGGCGATGAAGTGGCTGTCCTCGTCAACGGCCTTGGAGCCACCACTTTAGATGAACAGTATATTGTGACCCGTCACATTGACGAGGTGCTCTCAGAAAAAGGAATCAGTGTTCACAGATATTATGTGGGAGAGTATGCCACTGCACTGGAGATGGCAGGATTTTCAATCTCTCTGCTGAAGCTGGATGACGAGCTCAAAGAGATGCTGGACAGTGATGCGAAGACACCGTTCTTCCGCCAGTAA
- a CDS encoding dihydroxyacetone kinase family protein, whose protein sequence is MDNSYLIRLLKEISDIMAENRDHLIEMDSIVGDGDLGLTMGDGFKAAYEKVADGSVTDAGKLLYQAGKAMASAVPSTMGTLMASGLMQAGKVLKGTEMLENADVAKLFEAYEAGVANRGKAKVGEKTFIDGIHPAVESLNAAAASGAPLEEMAAGAVKAAEDGFKNTTTMLAVHGRAATRGEASRSLEDPGAYVAVLIMKAFEKSTK, encoded by the coding sequence ATGGACAATAGTTATTTAATCAGGCTTTTGAAAGAGATCAGTGATATCATGGCAGAAAACAGGGATCATCTGATCGAGATGGACAGCATCGTGGGAGACGGTGACCTGGGACTGACCATGGGGGATGGATTTAAGGCCGCCTATGAGAAAGTCGCAGACGGTTCCGTTACGGATGCCGGAAAGCTTTTATACCAGGCCGGAAAGGCCATGGCATCTGCGGTGCCGTCTACGATGGGCACACTGATGGCTTCGGGACTTATGCAGGCGGGCAAAGTCCTGAAGGGTACGGAAATGCTTGAGAATGCGGATGTGGCAAAGCTTTTTGAGGCCTATGAAGCAGGTGTTGCAAACCGCGGAAAAGCCAAAGTGGGAGAAAAGACGTTTATTGACGGTATCCACCCGGCGGTGGAAAGTCTGAATGCCGCTGCGGCATCGGGTGCTCCTCTGGAAGAGATGGCAGCCGGTGCAGTAAAGGCAGCAGAGGACGGTTTCAAGAATACGACCACCATGCTTGCGGTTCACGGACGCGCCGCAACCAGGGGAGAGGCTTCCAGAAGTCTTGAAGATCCGGGGGCATATGTGGCGGTGCTTATTATGAAGGCGTTTGAGAAGAGTACAAAATAA
- a CDS encoding Abi family protein, which produces MEIVSQEDAEKALKIIGYYRLRGYSFQLYNNSTKKYILGTKFEDILTLYRLDQKLSDLIFSMISKIEVALKAHLVEALLIHGDALILKDSSIFKRTSQCMNT; this is translated from the coding sequence ATGGAGATTGTCTCTCAAGAGGATGCAGAAAAAGCATTAAAAATAATTGGTTATTATCGGCTGAGGGGATATTCGTTTCAATTATATAATAACTCTACCAAAAAATATATTTTGGGAACCAAATTTGAAGATATTCTGACATTATATCGTCTCGATCAAAAGCTCTCTGACCTGATATTCTCAATGATATCTAAAATAGAGGTTGCATTAAAAGCTCATTTAGTAGAAGCTTTGCTAATTCATGGAGATGCATTGATTCTGAAGGATTCTTCAATTTTCAAAAGAACATCTCAGTGTATGAATACATAA
- a CDS encoding MFS transporter has protein sequence MKLRRRKMDKNYVKGHKLTWGTRVSYAGGDVACNVIFGMIGTLLTLFYTDYVGINPATVGLVMLLSRLFDGVSDLIMGVIVEHTNSKWGKSRPWILWMSIPYALSAVLLFTVPHTTGIVQGIYLFVTYNFCTTVCYTAINLPYGSLSAMMTRVSSERDMLSVVRMGLSPIGRIVAVTFTLPLVKIFGDNQAAWVKTMSIWAVLALILLINCFLKCKETVVIAAKDKVKSIPLKKGLKALVTNQYFWAVLVLWMLQSVSFGISGTILPYYCKYIFHNDTWMYSTLYLTETLTLVACIFACAPLIGKFGKRNVAFAGAFIALAGQLLFFLNPYSFPWMVMSCVTRAVGLAPLNAVVFGMIGDVVEFGQWKTHIRQESLIFAGGSIGTKVGAGVASAAMTGLLSLSGYISSAAGAVTQPGSALNMIINIYKVGPVIVAALAVITLSFYKLDKQYDSIMKELIDREARGEL, from the coding sequence ATGAAATTAAGGAGAAGAAAAATGGATAAAAACTATGTCAAAGGCCACAAACTCACCTGGGGAACCCGGGTCTCCTACGCAGGCGGGGACGTGGCATGTAATGTAATCTTCGGAATGATCGGTACATTGCTTACGCTTTTTTATACTGATTATGTTGGAATCAATCCGGCAACTGTCGGATTGGTCATGCTGCTTTCCCGGCTGTTTGACGGAGTGTCTGACTTAATCATGGGTGTCATCGTTGAGCACACCAACTCAAAATGGGGAAAATCAAGGCCGTGGATCTTATGGATGAGCATCCCTTATGCTCTTTCAGCCGTACTGCTTTTCACTGTGCCTCATACAACCGGAATCGTTCAGGGAATCTACCTGTTTGTTACATATAATTTTTGTACCACAGTCTGTTATACAGCTATTAATCTTCCATATGGAAGCCTTTCTGCCATGATGACACGCGTCTCTTCTGAGAGAGATATGCTGAGTGTCGTTAGAATGGGATTGTCACCGATCGGACGTATCGTAGCCGTTACCTTTACTCTTCCGTTAGTAAAGATCTTCGGGGATAATCAGGCTGCATGGGTTAAGACAATGTCTATCTGGGCGGTTCTTGCATTGATCCTGCTCATCAACTGTTTCCTCAAATGCAAAGAGACCGTTGTCATTGCGGCCAAAGATAAAGTAAAAAGTATCCCTCTGAAAAAGGGCCTGAAAGCCCTTGTCACAAATCAATACTTCTGGGCAGTTCTCGTATTATGGATGCTTCAGAGTGTATCCTTTGGTATCTCAGGGACCATCCTTCCATACTATTGTAAATACATTTTCCACAACGATACCTGGATGTACAGTACATTGTATCTGACGGAAACTCTTACTTTGGTAGCCTGCATCTTTGCCTGTGCGCCTCTGATCGGAAAATTCGGAAAAAGAAACGTTGCATTTGCCGGAGCATTTATCGCACTGGCCGGGCAGCTTCTGTTCTTCCTGAATCCTTACAGCTTTCCGTGGATGGTCATGAGCTGTGTGACTCGTGCTGTCGGACTCGCTCCATTAAATGCAGTTGTCTTCGGAATGATCGGCGATGTGGTGGAATTTGGTCAGTGGAAGACACATATCCGTCAGGAAAGCCTGATCTTTGCAGGAGGCTCCATCGGCACAAAAGTCGGCGCAGGTGTGGCATCTGCCGCCATGACAGGACTCCTCTCTCTGTCAGGATATATCAGTTCTGCCGCCGGTGCTGTGACACAGCCAGGATCTGCACTGAACATGATCATCAACATTTATAAAGTAGGGCCGGTCATTGTTGCGGCATTAGCGGTCATCACGCTTTCGTTCTACAAACTGGATAAACAGTACGATTCGATTATGAAAGAATTGATCGACCGTGAAGCCAGAGGTGAATTGTAG
- the iolG gene encoding inositol 2-dehydrogenase, translating to MVNVGIIGAGRIGRVHVESICTQVSNAKVKTLADPFMAEDTAAWAKEMGVEKTTRDYKDILNDPQIDAVLICSSTDTHSPISVEAIEAGKHVFCEKPIDHDVKKIQEVVDALKKSNVKYQVGFNRRFDHNFEAVRDAVAAGKIGETQIIKVTSRDPEPPSADYVKVSGGMFLDMTIHDFDMVRFLAGCDAEEVYVEAAVLVDPAIGEAGDVDTAVITLKMKNGALAVIDNSRKAVYGYDQRAEVFGSKGMVATANDSVSSAVISNADGVTGEKPLYFFLERYMAAYAKEIKCFIDAIEKDTDTPLGVMDGLEPVLMGLAAKKSLEEHRPVKISEITV from the coding sequence ATGGTAAATGTAGGTATTATTGGAGCAGGAAGAATCGGAAGAGTACATGTAGAAAGCATCTGTACACAAGTTAGCAACGCAAAGGTGAAAACACTTGCAGATCCTTTTATGGCAGAGGATACAGCGGCATGGGCAAAAGAAATGGGTGTTGAAAAAACAACCAGAGATTACAAAGATATCTTAAATGATCCTCAGATTGATGCTGTTTTAATATGTTCTTCCACAGATACACATTCTCCAATATCAGTGGAAGCCATCGAGGCAGGAAAACATGTCTTCTGTGAAAAGCCGATCGATCATGACGTAAAGAAAATCCAGGAAGTCGTAGACGCTCTGAAAAAAAGCAATGTAAAGTATCAGGTAGGATTTAACCGCCGGTTCGACCACAACTTTGAAGCAGTAAGAGATGCCGTGGCTGCCGGAAAGATCGGTGAGACACAGATCATCAAAGTGACATCCAGAGACCCTGAACCGCCAAGTGCTGATTATGTAAAAGTCTCCGGCGGAATGTTCCTTGACATGACGATCCATGACTTTGATATGGTACGCTTCCTGGCAGGATGTGATGCCGAAGAGGTATATGTGGAAGCAGCCGTCTTAGTAGATCCGGCCATCGGTGAGGCAGGGGATGTGGACACTGCAGTCATTACTTTAAAAATGAAAAATGGCGCGCTCGCAGTCATCGACAACTCAAGAAAAGCTGTTTACGGATACGATCAGAGAGCCGAAGTATTCGGATCAAAAGGAATGGTTGCTACCGCAAATGATTCCGTATCCTCAGCCGTGATCAGCAATGCAGACGGTGTAACCGGAGAAAAACCTCTTTACTTCTTCCTGGAGCGCTATATGGCCGCTTACGCAAAAGAAATTAAATGCTTTATCGACGCCATTGAAAAAGACACAGACACACCTCTGGGAGTTATGGACGGACTTGAGCCGGTACTCATGGGGCTTGCAGCTAAGAAATCACTGGAAGAACACCGCCCTGTAAAAATTTCTGAAATCACGGTATAA